The DNA segment TGTAGGTGCGGGTCTGGTCACGCTCGAACAGCACGACCGGCTTGCCGTCATGGTCTTTGTGGTTCAGCAGTTCCAGGCGCGTCAGGATACCGCCGGCGGTATCGATCTGGGCACGCATCACGTCGGTGCTGACCACGATCTTCTCGCCGCTCGGCTGGGCCGCGGCGACCGGGACGGACGCCGCGGCGCCCGCGGCGGTGCCGGCTGTTGCATTGGCCTTGGGCACGTCGCCTTGCGGGGCCGAAGCGCCGCCTGCGGTTGCCGGAGCCTGCTGCGTCGCGCTCGGGAAGAACATCGACTGGTGACCGTTGGCGCGCTGCCAGTTGTCGTAGAGCAGCACGAGGGCCATCGAGAAGATGACCCAGAGTATGGTGCGTTTGATATCCATGTCTCGCTGTGGTCGGGGGAAATCAGGGGCGGGGTAGCCGGATCGTGACTGGATGGCCAGTCGCGGGGCGAGCCCGGTCTTGCTTTGTTGCCGATGCCGGTGGCACCGGATCATACCCGCCATCCGTGAACGGATGGCAACGGCATAGCCGGCAAGCGGCCAGCCAGCTGCCGCGCCCTGCGCCATGGCACAGGATCGCTTCGCGGGCGTAATCGGAACAGGTGGGCAGGAAGCGGCACTGCGAGCCAAAAAACGGGCTCAGGGCGATCTTGTAGATGCGCAGCAGGGCAAGCAGGATTCGCTTCATGGCGGCGGGCCGGTCAGGCAGGAGCGCCCGAGGGCGGGACTTCAGTGGGCGCAGCCTCGGCGGACTTTGCCGGCGACACCCCGGAAGGGGCAGCAGGGCGCGGGGCAAGCGGCTTCACCGCCACCTCGAACAAGCCGGTCAGCTCAGCCAGGCACACCCGGCGTATCGCGGTGCGGCTGGCAAACTCCGCGCGCGGAAACTTGGCCTGCAGGCGCAGCAACACATCGCGGCCCGCGAGTTTGTCCTGCCGCTGGCGGAACAGTTCCCGCACCATGCGCTTGACCAGGTTGCGCTCGGCGGCACGCGCGGCGAACTTCTTGCCAACCACCACGCCCAGGCGGGCTTGCGGCAGGCCGTTCTCGCCCACGTACAGCACGAAATGCTGGCTGCGTCGGCGCGGACGCAATGCAAAAACGGATGAAAACTCATCCGTTTTTGTGAGCCTCGCGGCTTTAGGGTAGGCAAAGGTAGTCACGCTAGGCAAAGCGAGCGGAAAAGCTGTGCTTGGCTGCTGGCTACCGGCCGTCCAAAAGGCGAGGCGAGTGGCCAAAGCGGCGCAAGCTGCTGCACCGCCGTGGCCGGTCGCCAGGCCCTTAGACTGCCAGGCGCTTGCGGCCCTTGGCGCGACGCGCGTTGATGACGGAGCGGCCGCCGCGGGTCTTCATGCGCACGCGGAAACCATGGGTACGCTTGCGGCGGGTAACGGAAGGTTGGTATGTACGTTTCATGTTGCACTCTCTGGTTGATCTGGGCTCGCCCGGCTTCCGGCGTTAAGCCGGGCGCCGCCGCGTATGGTTCGCATGGGGCTGCCGCGGTTTGCGGTGTTGCCGACTGCTGTGGTGATCTTGCTGCCGGCCGT comes from the Cupriavidus basilensis genome and includes:
- the rpmH gene encoding 50S ribosomal protein L34, producing the protein MKRTYQPSVTRRKRTHGFRVRMKTRGGRSVINARRAKGRKRLAV
- the rnpA gene encoding ribonuclease P protein component, producing MTTFAYPKAARLTKTDEFSSVFALRPRRRSQHFVLYVGENGLPQARLGVVVGKKFAARAAERNLVKRMVRELFRQRQDKLAGRDVLLRLQAKFPRAEFASRTAIRRVCLAELTGLFEVAVKPLAPRPAAPSGVSPAKSAEAAPTEVPPSGAPA
- the yidD gene encoding membrane protein insertion efficiency factor YidD, with translation MKRILLALLRIYKIALSPFFGSQCRFLPTCSDYAREAILCHGAGRGSWLAACRLCRCHPFTDGGYDPVPPASATKQDRARPATGHPVTIRLPRP